From the Burkholderia mayonis genome, one window contains:
- a CDS encoding helix-turn-helix domain-containing protein, whose protein sequence is MANEANTTDALAVAERVRELMTRHGIGKRQQTTELCRILDLSFSQGHRKLRGSSPWTLAQIKKVAEAYGEPAAQLFGAQALDPGMVGACAQDAVLYAGIAEIPCTAWIGGLLDAGARPEFVAYEQQGRWRVLRHTGVLYQNAYDVHKIEIYPRRAESDKLLVAVIDADSVSAGEVCRYLDEQGFVTARFGSVGAFVDALQGQAFDAVVTEWMFDGRTAADAIQAVRASDNPGAPIFVLTGDLLTGRASETEISEVIRVYDVVCYEKPARMAILSADLAKRLSRA, encoded by the coding sequence ATGGCCAACGAAGCAAACACCACGGATGCCCTTGCCGTCGCCGAGCGCGTACGCGAACTGATGACCCGTCACGGCATCGGCAAGCGTCAGCAGACGACCGAGCTGTGTCGAATTCTCGACCTGAGCTTTTCCCAAGGGCATCGCAAGCTGCGCGGCAGCAGTCCCTGGACGCTCGCGCAAATCAAGAAAGTCGCCGAAGCCTATGGCGAGCCCGCCGCGCAGCTATTCGGCGCGCAGGCCCTCGATCCCGGCATGGTCGGCGCATGCGCGCAAGACGCGGTGCTGTATGCAGGCATCGCCGAAATTCCGTGCACTGCGTGGATCGGCGGGCTGCTCGACGCGGGCGCGCGTCCCGAGTTCGTCGCCTACGAGCAGCAGGGCCGCTGGCGCGTGCTGCGCCACACGGGCGTTCTCTATCAAAACGCGTACGACGTTCACAAGATCGAAATCTATCCGCGCCGCGCGGAAAGCGACAAGCTGCTCGTCGCCGTGATCGACGCCGACAGCGTGAGCGCCGGCGAAGTCTGCCGCTATCTCGACGAGCAGGGTTTCGTGACGGCCCGCTTCGGCAGCGTCGGCGCCTTCGTCGACGCGCTGCAAGGCCAGGCGTTCGACGCGGTCGTCACCGAATGGATGTTCGACGGCCGCACCGCCGCCGATGCGATCCAGGCCGTGCGCGCGTCCGACAATCCGGGCGCGCCGATCTTCGTGCTGACGGGCGACCTGCTGACGGGCCGTGCGAGCGAGACCGAAATCAGCGAGGTGATCCGCGTGTACGACGTCGTCTGCTACGAAAAGCCTGCCCGCATGGCGATCCTGAGCGCCGATCTCGCGAAGCGCCTGTCGCGCGCGTGA